GAAACGAGCGTTCCCCCAAGGTTTGCTCGAGCGGCGCGAGTAGCTTGGGCATCTCGCGCTCCCGAGCCGACTCCATAAACAGGTTGGGCGCGAGCGTGGCATTGGCAAAGATGACCCACTGCGCCGTTTCCATGCGCGCTTGCAGCGCATGGGCCGTCAGCTCGCCCGCTTTCTCGGCCAAATACAGCAGGATGGCGCCCGATTCCCACAGCTTGAGGCCGCCATCGGTAATTGCGGGCACTTTACCGACCGGATTGATCTCCAAAAAGGCAGGCTGCCGGTGCTCGCCTGCCTCCATATCGAGCTGAACGAACTCGTAGTCCAGCCCTTTTTCCTCCAGGTACCAGTGCGCGATCGCGGCGCGGCTGCGGGCACCCCCGTAGAGCTTTAGCATGGCGTCGTCGGCACTCCCG
This genomic window from Cyanobacteria bacterium QS_8_64_29 contains:
- a CDS encoding glutathione S-transferase produces the protein MLKLYGGARSRAAIAHWYLEEKGLDYEFVQLDMEAGEHRQPAFLEINPVGKVPAITDGGLKLWESGAILLYLAEKAGELTAHALQARMETAQWVIFANATLAPNLFMESAREREMPKLLAPLEQTLGERSFLLGEELTAADVAVGAYLTYAQLMLGLTFDGHPQLQAYLERLSQREAFQKNIGTRSA